TCCAGGGCTGCGCGCCGTGGTGGCGGCCGGTGGCGACGGCACCGTCCGGGCAGTGGCCGCAGGACTGGCTGGCCATCAGGTGCCGATGGGGATAGTGCCATTGGGTACCGCAAACCTGCTGGCCAGGAACCTCAAACTGCCACTCGGATCACCTAAGGCTGCTCTAACTACTGCCCTGACCGGCGCGGTTGACACCATTGACGTGGGCCGGTTGTCGACCTGGGACCAGGCCGGCCGGCCAAACGCGACGAACGAGATATTTCTGGTTATCGCCGGCCTAGGTTTTGACGCCGACCTTGTCTCCACCGCTGATTCAAAGCTCAAGTCGCGCCTGGGCTGGCCGGCCTACTTCATTTCCGGTATCAACCACCTGGCCGCCAAACCGGTCCATGTCAAGCTCAGTAGTGGCAATACCACCAGGGGCGTCAAGGCTAGATCAGTCATGTTTGGCAACTGCGGCATGCTTCCGGCCAGGCTCCAACTGGTGCCAGACGCTGACCTGAGCGACGGTCTGCTTGATTTGGCCATGGCCGAGACTCGCCATGGCCTGGTCGGCTGGGCCGCTCTGCTAATGCAAGTGGTCCTGAACGGACTTGGAGTGCGTTGGATTCCGGCCTGGACCTCGGGCCGAATTTGGTATGAACAAGCCACAGCCTTCCGGGTCGAATGCGACGGCGAATACAGAGTCCAGCTTGACGGCGAGCTAACCGGATTCGCCAAGACCCTCGAAGTCACGGTCGATCCCCTGGCCCTCAACGTCCGCCTGCCAGACAAAAGCGTCTAAGCGTCTGGCCCAAGGGCCGGCATCGGGCCACTGCCGCCACCGATGCCAAAGCTCGCGCCCGCGCGTGATCCCTGCGACAGGGCTGGTCAGGCCGGCGGCAGCAAGGCGCCCTCGAACTCGAGCAACTGGCGTTTGATCTCAAGGCCGTAGCCGTAGCCGCCTAATGAGCCATCCGCGCGGACCACCCGGTGACAGGGCACAATCACCGCCACCGGATTAGTGGCGCAAACGGTGCCAACGGCCCGCGCCGCGCCGGGATAACCGGCCAACCCCGCCAACTCACCATAGGCTACTAGGCCTGTGACCTGGCGTAACGCGCCAACTACAGCACGCGCGAAGGCGCCAGATTTGACTCTAACGCTGATTTGGTCAAGGGCGTGGACCTGCCCGGCGTTGTAGGCCTCAAAGGCACGAGCCAGGGCCAAGGGTGTGGCCCGTAAGGGTTCGACCGGACCGCGCCAGCCGGCCTCGGCCGCCAGAACCGCCACCGGCCTATAGCCAGAAGCCAGCACAATCCCGCTGAGGTTTTCGACCACAACGGTGAGGTCACCGGCCGCGGTGGCCACTTGGCACCATCCGGCCATTGGCGGCCGTGGTGGACTAGTCTGGGCCATTTCCCCGCTCCTGTCTGGGCGCAGGCCACTGGGGGTCTGGCCGCGTGGGCCAAACCCCCAGGTTAGAGCCTGTAAGGCGGCTGGTCAGTCCGACTTGGCCTTTGACTTCATAGCAGCCCGGATGCGTTCCCGGTTGACCGCGGCAATAGCCTCGAATGGGATTTCGCGTGGGCAAGCCAGGGCGCATTGGCCAATCTGTGAACACGGTCCAAACTCGTGCTCCATCTGAGCCACCATTGACCGAGCTCGCTTGGCCCGCTCCATCTTGCCGTTTGGCAGCAGGGCCAGGTGGGACATCTTGGCCCCTGCGAACAGGTAGGCCGCGCCATTGGGACAAGCCGAAACGCAGGCTCCGCAACCAATGCAGGTGGCGAAGTCGAGCGCCTTTTCGGCGTCGTGATGGCTAATCCGGTAGGTGTCCGCATCTGGCGCAGTGCCAGCGTCAACCGCCACCGTGCCGCCGGCCTGGATGATCCGGTCAAGGCCCGTCCTGTCCACAATCATGTCGCGGATGACCGGGAAGCCCTTGGCCCTAAACGGCGTGATCCGAACCGTCTGCCCGTCAGTGAAGCTCCTAACGTGCTGACCGCAAGCCGGGACGTTGTCCTCCGGGCCATGCGGCACGCCGTTGACGTCGAGACCGCAGGTACCACAAATGCCTTCACGGCAATCGGATTCGAACGCCACCGGGTCCTGGTCCGCCTCAACCAACTGGTGGTTGAGCATGTCCAGCAACTCCAGCAGCGTCAGCTCCGGAGTGGCCTCTTTGATCTCGTGGGTTTCATAGCGCCCCTCGGCCTTTGGGCCTTCTTGACGCCAGACTTCAAGGATGAGTCTCACTTGTAGTTCCTTTGCTGCAAGGGCACCGCCCGGAAGGTCAAGGGTTCGAAGTTGCGGATGTGCTTGCCCGCATCAGGGCCGCTGTCCGCTGGGGCTTGCCACGCTGAAATGATGCACCAGTCGTCATCGTTACGCATGGCCTCGCCATCTTCGGTCGCATGGTCGGTGCGGAAATGACCGCCAGCCGACTCGTCACGGTCCAAAGCGTCAACGCAAAGCAATTCTGCCAACTCCAGGTAGTCGGCCACGCGGCCGGCCACTTCGAGCTCCTGGTTGAGACGATCGCCTTCGCCCACCACCTTGACGTTCTTCCAGAAGTCTTGGCGCAACTCGCGGATCATCTCGATGGCCTTGGTCAAGCCCTCCGGATCACGCGACACCAGAGCGTAGCGGTCCATGATGGCGCCCAGCGCCTCGTGATAGTGGTCCGGTCCGTGTGCACCGTCGTTGTTCAGGAACTTCTCGATGCCGGCTTCAACCCCTGCGATGGCCTGGCTCACGACCGGGTCATCCATCGACAGCACCGGCTCGCCCAGCAGGCCAGCGAGGTAGTTCGGCACAGAGAAGGGCAGGGTGAACCAGCCGTCAACGCAACCGCTCAGCAGCGAGTTGGCGCCAAGGCGGTTAGCCCCGTGATAACCCCAGCCGGCCTCGCCGCCCACGAACAGACCTGGAATTGAGGTCATCATGTCGTAGTCGCTCCAAAGCCCACCCATGGTGAAGTGGACCGCTGGCGCGACCCGCATCGGGGTGTTGAACGGGCTGTCACCAGTCTGCTCTTCATACATGTCGAACAGGTTGGAGTAACGCTCGCGGATGACCTTGGCGCCCATGCGCTCAATACCGGAGGCGAAATCCAAGTACACGGCGTTGCGCAGCGGGCCCACGCCGTATCCAGCGTCAATCCGTTCACGGGCGTTACGGCTGGCCACGTCGCGTGGAACCAAGTTGCCGAAAGCCGGATAGCGCGTCTCTAGGAAGTAGTCGCGTTCCTCTTCGGGAATGTCCTTGGGGTCGCGCTCGTCACCCTTTTGCTTCGATGTCCACATCCGGCCGTCGTTACGCAGCGATTCCGACATCAGCGTCTTCTTCGACTGGAACTTCGACATCAACGGGATGGCCGTCGGGTGAATCTGGACAAAGCAGGGGTTGGCCAGGAAGGCGCCGCGCTTATAGGCGCGCCAAATCGCCGAACAGTTCGAGTTCTTGGCCAACGTGGCTTTGTAGTAGATGTTGCCGTAACCGCCGGTGCACAGCACCACCACATGGGCCGTCATCGCCCGCACCTTGCCACTGACCAGGTCACGCACCACGATGCCTTGGGCCCGGCCGTCTTTGACAATCAGGTCAAGCATCTCTTGGCGCGAATGAAGCTTGCAGCTACCGGCTGCAACCTGACGCGAAAGCGCGTGGGCTGCCGCCAACTCGAGCTGCTGCCCGGTTTGGCCGCGGGTGTAGAACGTACGTGAAACCTGCACGCCCCCAAACGAGCGGTTGGCCAACTGGCCACCGTAGTCACGGGCAAAGGCGGCACCAATGGCCTGCATGTGGTCGATCACCCGGACGCCTTCTTCGCCCAAGCGATAGGCGTCCTCTTCGCGACCGCGGTAGTCCCCGCCTTTGACGGTGTCTTTGACGAAGCGGTCTACCCCGTCATTGTCGACCCGGCGGCCGCGCGGCGAGTTGCAGCCACCTTGGGCCGCAATTGAGTGGGCCCGGCGAGGCACATCATGGAAACTGAAGACATCGACCTCATAGCCCAGTTCGCCCAGCGCAGCGGCGCAGCCGGCCCCTGACAGGCCTGTGCCCACCACAATGACGTTGAACCGGCGCCGGTTGTTTGGCGCCACCAGGTTGTAGTGCAGCTTCCGGTCTTTCCAGCCATCGCGTGGCTCAACCGTGGGCAGGTTGCCATCTAGCGACTTACCGACCACGCGCAGGTCATCGATCTGCAGACCCATGGACTGCCCTTTCGCTTGTGATTGTTTGCCTGACTGGCTCATAGCGTCACCCACCCGGCTAGAACCGCGATCGGAATCGACAGATTGCCTAGCACCACCAGGCTGGCCACCAAATTGGCCATAAACGCCAGCACCGAGCGGACTCGCTTGGAGGAGCCGCCCAGGTCGTTGGTGATTGACCACATGCCGTGCATCAGGTGGAAGAACAAAAGCGCCATGACAACGATGTAGAACACACCCACAGCCGGTCGGCTGAATGAGTGGACCAGGTTGTCATACGCGCTGCCGTCAACGAAGTCGCTAGTAGCGGCGGCAGATCTGCCAATCGTCAAATCAAGCAGATGGAAAACGACATAGCAGCCCAAGATCACGCCGGTGTAGATCATGCTGCGGCCGCTGACGCCATGTTGGGTGATGGTCGGCTTGCGGGCGAAAGCACCTTTGGCTCGCCGGGCGCGCACCCACAGGGTAATACCGGTGAGGATGTGCGCCACGATCGCAACGGCCAGGACCACCCGCATGATCCAAAGGAAGGTTTCGCTCGGGAAAACCGGGCTACCGACATCTTTGAGCCATAAGGGGTATTTGTTGAAGGACTCGCGGCCGGCGTAGACCTTCAGATTGCCAATCATGTGGGACAGCACGAACAAGACAAAGATCGCGCCGGTCACCGCCTGAACGACTTTGAGCACCCAAGTTTCTGGGCGCGGGGGTGGGGTTGTGGCCGGTGTTTTGGCCACGGGGATCTGATCGATTTCAGATCGCGCAGTAGTTTGCGAACTCACTCGGGACCTCCAGGCTCCTGCGTAGAATCGCGGACATTTCGGCTTAAGGCCAGTTTCAAATCTTACCGCAGCCAGGTCCACCTTTTAGGGCCGAAAATCGGGCGATCAACCCAGGTCAAACCGGGGTATTTCGCTACAGAAAAGGTGTGAAAATCCAGTGCGGTGTTTATGTGTGCGACCATGCCTGGGTGCAGCAGTCACGGTTCGGTTTTTCGCTTCGCACCCGCCTTGAGTCGGGTGCCGGTCGCACCGGCGTGATTGACACCCCGCACGGTCAGATCCAAACGCCGGCTTTCATTCCGGTTGGGACCGCCGCTTCGGTTAAGTCAGTGCTGCCGGAATCGATCGCGGCCACCGGTGCCCAGGCCGTTTTGGTCAACGCTTATCACCTCTATTTGCGGCCCGGCGCGGATGTGATTGACCAGGCTGGCGGGGTTGGCGCCTTCATGAATTGGCCCGGGCCAACCTTTTCGGATTCCGGTGGCTTTCAGGTTATGTCACTTGGGGCCGGGTTCAAGAAGGTGCTGGCCATGGACGCTGCTGGCAAATCGGCCGATGCCGTGGTGGCGCCTCGCGCTGTCAGGCTGGCTCAAGTAGATGAGGACGGGGTCAGTTTCAAATCCCACCTGGACGGTTCCAGCCACCGCTTCACTCCAGAGGTCTCGATGTCAGTGCAGCATCAACTTGGGGCAGATATCATCTTCGCCTTTGATGAGTGCACCACATTGCTCAATTCCCGCCCCTATCAGGAGCGCTCGCTGGCCCGGACCCAACGTTGGGCCGAAGACTGCCTCGCCGCCCACCAGCGATTAGCCGCCGAGAGAACCGGAAAACCGGCCCAAGGCTTATTCGGGGTGGTCCAAGGGGCCCAATATGAAGACCTGCGCCGCCGGGCGGCCCGTCAGCTGGCCGATCTGGAACTAGATGGCTTCGGTATTGGTGGTGCCTTGGAGAAAGAGAACCTGGCCACGATTGTCGGTTGGGTGACCTCTGAGCTGCCCGAAGCCAAACCGCGACATCTGCTCGGCATTAGCGAGGTCGACGATCTCTTCGCCGCCGTCGAGGCCGGGGTCGACACCTTCGACTGCGTGGCACCCTCGCGCGGGGCCAGGCATGGGGCGGTTTACACCGCCATCGGCCGTTACAACGTCACACGAGCCGGCTTCAAACGCGACTTTTCCCCGCTCGAAGAAGGCTGCGACTGCTACACCTGCCAGCATTACACCAAGGCCTATGTCCACCACCTGCTGCGCGCGCGGGAGATGGCCGGGTTTACCTTGGCCACTATCCACAACCAACGCTTTGTGGTTCGCCTGGTCGACCAGATGCGCATCAGTATCGAGGACGGCTGTTTTGCCGACTTCAGAGACGACTTCTTGCCGCGCTACCTCTCCAACCGTCCCTAACCAACGC
The nucleotide sequence above comes from Micrococcales bacterium. Encoded proteins:
- a CDS encoding succinate dehydrogenase cytochrome b subunit is translated as MSSQTTARSEIDQIPVAKTPATTPPPRPETWVLKVVQAVTGAIFVLFVLSHMIGNLKVYAGRESFNKYPLWLKDVGSPVFPSETFLWIMRVVLAVAIVAHILTGITLWVRARRAKGAFARKPTITQHGVSGRSMIYTGVILGCYVVFHLLDLTIGRSAAATSDFVDGSAYDNLVHSFSRPAVGVFYIVVMALLFFHLMHGMWSITNDLGGSSKRVRSVLAFMANLVASLVVLGNLSIPIAVLAGWVTL
- the tgt gene encoding tRNA guanosine(34) transglycosylase Tgt, whose product is MQQSRFGFSLRTRLESGAGRTGVIDTPHGQIQTPAFIPVGTAASVKSVLPESIAATGAQAVLVNAYHLYLRPGADVIDQAGGVGAFMNWPGPTFSDSGGFQVMSLGAGFKKVLAMDAAGKSADAVVAPRAVRLAQVDEDGVSFKSHLDGSSHRFTPEVSMSVQHQLGADIIFAFDECTTLLNSRPYQERSLARTQRWAEDCLAAHQRLAAERTGKPAQGLFGVVQGAQYEDLRRRAARQLADLELDGFGIGGALEKENLATIVGWVTSELPEAKPRHLLGISEVDDLFAAVEAGVDTFDCVAPSRGARHGAVYTAIGRYNVTRAGFKRDFSPLEEGCDCYTCQHYTKAYVHHLLRAREMAGFTLATIHNQRFVVRLVDQMRISIEDGCFADFRDDFLPRYLSNRP
- a CDS encoding diacylglycerol kinase, whose protein sequence is MDDRSRLGTGEMTWQVWLTLGGCTVGLAALVLAWWAWRRRPTTRTQEPKPTDVTGQPGLEGLVAMIVNPTKAGLGELKDLANTECPQLGLGSPIWLETTATSPGTEQARWALEQHPGLRAVVAAGGDGTVRAVAAGLAGHQVPMGIVPLGTANLLARNLKLPLGSPKAALTTALTGAVDTIDVGRLSTWDQAGRPNATNEIFLVIAGLGFDADLVSTADSKLKSRLGWPAYFISGINHLAAKPVHVKLSSGNTTRGVKARSVMFGNCGMLPARLQLVPDADLSDGLLDLAMAETRHGLVGWAALLMQVVLNGLGVRWIPAWTSGRIWYEQATAFRVECDGEYRVQLDGELTGFAKTLEVTVDPLALNVRLPDKSV
- a CDS encoding fumarate reductase/succinate dehydrogenase flavoprotein subunit, with translation MGLQIDDLRVVGKSLDGNLPTVEPRDGWKDRKLHYNLVAPNNRRRFNVIVVGTGLSGAGCAAALGELGYEVDVFSFHDVPRRAHSIAAQGGCNSPRGRRVDNDGVDRFVKDTVKGGDYRGREEDAYRLGEEGVRVIDHMQAIGAAFARDYGGQLANRSFGGVQVSRTFYTRGQTGQQLELAAAHALSRQVAAGSCKLHSRQEMLDLIVKDGRAQGIVVRDLVSGKVRAMTAHVVVLCTGGYGNIYYKATLAKNSNCSAIWRAYKRGAFLANPCFVQIHPTAIPLMSKFQSKKTLMSESLRNDGRMWTSKQKGDERDPKDIPEEERDYFLETRYPAFGNLVPRDVASRNARERIDAGYGVGPLRNAVYLDFASGIERMGAKVIRERYSNLFDMYEEQTGDSPFNTPMRVAPAVHFTMGGLWSDYDMMTSIPGLFVGGEAGWGYHGANRLGANSLLSGCVDGWFTLPFSVPNYLAGLLGEPVLSMDDPVVSQAIAGVEAGIEKFLNNDGAHGPDHYHEALGAIMDRYALVSRDPEGLTKAIEMIRELRQDFWKNVKVVGEGDRLNQELEVAGRVADYLELAELLCVDALDRDESAGGHFRTDHATEDGEAMRNDDDWCIISAWQAPADSGPDAGKHIRNFEPLTFRAVPLQQRNYK
- a CDS encoding succinate dehydrogenase/fumarate reductase iron-sulfur subunit; this encodes MRLILEVWRQEGPKAEGRYETHEIKEATPELTLLELLDMLNHQLVEADQDPVAFESDCREGICGTCGLDVNGVPHGPEDNVPACGQHVRSFTDGQTVRITPFRAKGFPVIRDMIVDRTGLDRIIQAGGTVAVDAGTAPDADTYRISHHDAEKALDFATCIGCGACVSACPNGAAYLFAGAKMSHLALLPNGKMERAKRARSMVAQMEHEFGPCSQIGQCALACPREIPFEAIAAVNRERIRAAMKSKAKSD